The genomic segment GGAACTCAGTGAAAAACAGCTCGATTATACAGATCACTATTTCAGCCGGGAAGTATACCCTGTATTAACGCCGATGGCGGTGGATTCTTCGCGCCCTTTCCCGCTTATTTTAAATAAAAGCATCAACATTGCCGCATTGATCCATAAAAAAGGGAGCGGCACCAGACACCTTGAATTTGTGACCGTTCAGGTACCCAATGTCCTTTCCCGCGTGATCCGGGTTCCGGATGAGGCGGGCCGCGTCAGTTTTGTCCTGCTTGAAAATGTCATTCGCCGTCACCTGGGAGACTTATTTATTGGCTATGATATTGATGAAGCGTCATGCTATCGGGTGATGCGTGATATGGATCTGGAAGTCGATGAGGAAGATACGGAAGACCTCCTGAAAGAAATTGAGAAACAGCTTCGTCTTCGACAGCGCGGTAACGTGATTCACCTGGATGTCGAAGCCGGGATCAGTGATCGATTGATTCATAAACTGATCAATCGTCTTTCGGTGAGTGCCGACAACGTCTATCGCGTCAATGGACCGATTGATCTGACTTTTCTCTCGAAGATGATTGATACACTTGATGATAACGAGAATCTGCGTTTTCCGGTTCATCACCCGTTCGTTCATTATGAACTGATGGAACATTCTATTTTCGATACCATGCGAAAACATGATATCTTTCTGCACCATCCTTATGATTCATTCGAACCGGTGATTGAGCTGATCAGGCAGGCGTCCAGCGATAAAAGTGTACTTGCGATAAAAATGACCCTTTACCGTGTATCCGGAAATTCACCGATTATCCGTTATCTCGAAAAAGCGGCGGAAAACGGGAAACAGGTCACCGTTCTGGTTGAGCTCAAAGCACGGTTTGATGAAGAAAACAACATCAACTGGGCACAAAAGCTGGAGAAAACCGGATGCCATGTCATATACGGGCTTGTCGGGCTGAAAACGCATTGTAAGATGGCTCTGATTGTCCGACGGGAGACAAACGGTATCAAGCGTTACATGCATTTTGGAACGGGTAATTACAATGATATTACTGCAAAGTTTTATACGGATATGGGTCTGCTTACAAGTAATGAGCAGATGGGTATTGATGCCTCGAATGTTTTCAATATGCTGTCCGGTTACTCTGAGCCGCCTTATTTTCACAAACTGGTCATGGCGCCGCTCTGGCTGAGAAACACGTTACTTGATCTGATCGAACGCGAGACGGAAAACGCGCGGGCGGGGAAACCGGCCTTCATCCATGCAAAAATGAATTCTCTTTCCGATGACGGGATGATAAAGGCACTCTATAAAGCATCTGCAGCAGGCGTAAAGATTAAACTGATTGTCCGCGGAATTTGCTGCCTCAGGACGGGGATACCCGGAATCAGTGAGCATATCGAGGTTCATTCCATCGTCGGGCGCTATCTGGAGCACAGCCGGATATATATTTTTGGAAATGGCGGCGAAGAGAAAGTTTTTCTGGCCAGTGCAGATCTGATGCCGCGCAATCTGAACAGACGCGTTGAACTGATGTTCCCGATAGAAGATGAAAAGATACGGGCACAGATTATTGAGATTTTCCGGATTATGATGAACGATAATGTGAAAACCCGGGTGCTTGGCCGTGACGGAAAATACAGAAAGAAGGACCGGAGAGGGAAAACAGCAATGAATGCACAGGAGTATTTTGCACGTGAAGCGGAGAAGCGTTCCATCACCCGCCATAAGTCCATCCATGAACAGCGTACCTTTACGCCGATCGTCGGAAAAGAGAATCCGGAGGAGCAGAAATAATGCGCTCCGCTTATCTCCCGTGTTTCCCTGATTCGCCTGCCAGAACAAGAGCTGACTGCTTGCCACTTACTATATATTGTGGTAAATTAATGATTACAGGCTATATGTAGTACTATCCGAGTAAAATGAACATAATTTGGAAAACAGTCTGAACAGGCTTTTTTCTTTTTTCAGGGGGGATTCCGGTGCTCATATTATATGAAAGTATGACCGGAAATGTCAGACGTTTTTTAAGTAAAACGGGGCTTTCATTTCAGCCCATCAGTCAAACAGATACAGTCGATCAGCCGTTCATCCTGGTGACCAACACCATTGGGTTCGGCGATGCCCCTGAGTGCGTCAAACATTTTCTGGCGCGAAACGGGCGTTATCTGAGGGCAGTAGCAGCGAGCGGCAATCGGAACTGGGGCAGAAATTTTGCCCATGCCGCTGATGTAATTGCAGAGACCTGCCATGTCCCGGTATTATACAAATTTGAGCTGGGCGGAACAGCAGAAGACGTTGTGAATTTTCGGGAAAGGGTGAGGGCATTTGTTGAACGAAGCGACCAGGCAGAAGTCATACATTGAGCTGAATAATGAGGTGCTCACACGTGGAAAAGAGGGCTTCTATCAGCTGGAAAAAGATCAGGAGGCTATTCAGGCTTTTTTGGAAGAAGTACGTGCAAAGACCGTCCGGTTCGACAGTATTTTAGACCGACTGCATAACCTGGTTGATCATCATTACTATTATGATGTATTCAGTGAGTATGATGAAAGGGCAATAGAATCCCTGCACCGGATGGCGGCGGATTATAACTTCACATTTAAGTCCTTTATGGCTGCAAGTAAATTTTATCGTGACTATGCGATGAAAACCAATGATAAATCTCACTATCTGGAAAACTATGATGAACGCGTGTCTATTGTCTCACTCTTTCTTGCACATGGTGATTTTGATAAAGCGCTGCGGCTGATGCATGCCATGATGGAGCAACGTTACCAGCCGGCGACTCCGACTTTCCTGAATGCAGGCAAAGCCAGACGCGGTGAAATGGTGTCCTGCTTTCTGATTGAAGCCGATGATTCTCTGAATTCAATCAACTACATAGAAAGTACATCCCAGCAGCTGTCGAAAATTGGCGGAGGGGTGGCCCTTAATCTTTCGAAAATACGCGCCCGCGGTGAAGCGATTAAAGGCGTTGAAGGGGTGGCAAAGGGTGTTGTGCCGGTTGCACGGAAACTGCAGCTTGGTTTTTCCTATGCCGATCAGCTCGGCCAGAGACCGGGTGCCGGTGCCGCTTATCTGAATATTTTCCACTGGGATGCACCAGAATTTCTGGATACTAAGAAGGAGAATGCGGACGAAGATATTCGGCTGTCAACGCTCTCCATCGGACTGATCGTACCGGGAAAATTTTTCGAACTGGCTGAAGAGGGAAAGCCCTTCTTCATGTTCGCTCCTTATACCGTATATAAAGCTTATGGCAAACACCTGGATGATATGAACATGGATGAAATGTATGATCAGCTGGTTGCTGATCCGTCGGTGAAAAAGAAGAGTGCCGATGCACGTGAATTTCTCAATCTGATTGCCCAGATGCAGATGCAGTCCGGCTATCCCTATATTTTTTATAAGGACAACGCCAATAAAAATCATCCGCTGCACCGGCTCGGAAATATCAAAATGTCTAATTTATGTACAGAGATTTTCCAGCTGCAGGAAACGTCAACAATCAATGATTATGATGTACCTGATCTGATCCGCCGTGATGTCTCATGTATTCTGGGTTCACTTAATATCGTCAACGTGATGGAAAGTGGCAAAATCCGTGATTCTGTCCATGCGGGCATCGAGGCACTGACCCAGGTCAGCGATATGACCCACATTGCCAATGCTCCCGGAGTACGCCTTGCAAATCAGGAACTGCATTCCGTCGGCCTGGGTGCAATGAATCTGAATGGTTACCTCGCAAAGAACCAGATCGCCTATGAATCGGAAGAGGCCCGGGATTTCGCTCGTACCTTTTTCTCGCTGGTCAATTATTATTCGATTGAAAAATCGATGCTGATTGCCCGGGAGCGCGGGGAAACATTTAAGGGGTTTGAAAAGTCCGACTATGCGGATGGCTCTTACTTCAAAAAGTACGAACAGGAGTATTTTGGTCCGCGGACAGAACGTGCAGCCGAACTGTTTCAGGCGATTCACATTCCAACAACGGAAGAATGGGCGCATCTGAAAGAAAAGGTGATGAAATTCGGGTTATATAATGCCTATCGTCTTGCGATCGCACCGACACAGTCCATCAGTTATGTTCAGAATGCAACCAGTTCGGTCATGCCTGTTGTCAATGTCATTGAGCGGCGCAAATACGGTAACAGCGAAACCATCTATCCCATGCCCTTCCTGTCCCCGCAGACGATGTGGTACTTTAAATCGGCGTATCAGACGAATCAGTACCGGGTCATTGATATGATTGCCGAAATCCAGCGACATGTGGATCAGGGCGTGTCGACCATTCTGTATGTTGACAGCATGACCAGCACGAGACAGCTGGCACGGCTTTATGTCTATGCCCATAAAAAAGGATTGAAATCACTGTATTACACGCGGACACAGCTGCTGTCGCCGGAAGAATGCACAGCCTGCGCCGTATGATACGATCAAGCATGTAAGGACGGTTGGAAAATGAAAGCTATAAACTGGAACAACAGTGATAACCAGATTGCAAAGATATACTGGAAGCAAAATATCAATCAGTTCTGGACAGAAGAGGCCTTCAAGGTTTCACGGGATCTGCCCGACTGGGGCCGGATGACTGAGGCAGAACGGCGTACCTATGTCGAAGTCCTGTCCGGGCTGACAGGGCTTGATCGTGAACAGGGGGATAACGGCATGCCCCTGATCTCGATTCATCATGATAATATGCATGAGCAGGCTGTGTTTGCCTGGATGGGGATGATGGAACATATCCATGCAAAATCTTATTCCCATATTTTTTCAACGCTCATACCATCGAAGAAAACCAATTATTATCTGGGTGAATGGGTAGATCGGCAGCCGGAACTTCAGGCAAAGTATCAGGCGATTGCCTTCTGGTATAACCAGCTTTATGATCGGCGGGAAAATGTGACGCCGTTTAAACGGTATATGGCCATGACCGCATCCGTTTTCCTTGAAAGCTTTTCCTTTTACAGTGGCTTCTTCTATCCGGTTTACCTGTCCGGACAGGGGCGGATGATTGCCAGCGGTGAGATCATCCGGAAAATCATTCAGGATGAATCGATTCACGGGAGTTTTACCGGAATGGTCGCCCAGAGGCTTTACCAGGAGGATCTGTCGGACAGTGAAAGAGTGAAGGCGGATCATGAATCTTTTAAACTCCTTGACCATTTGCTTGATATCGAGAAGAGATACACGCAAAAGATCTATGCGGATGTCGGTCTGGTGAAAGAAGTGAACGATTACGTCCTGTATAATGCCAACCGGGCACTGCAGAATCTGGGCCGGGACGATAAATACGAACATGATCCGGTCAGCCAGATTGTGCTGAACGGGATTGATACCGGTACGATCAATCATGATTTCTTCTCAACAAAAGGAGATTATGTTGTTCCGCTGAATATCGAACCCTTAACTGACGACGATTTTAAATTTGATAATGTGTAACTCCTGACAGCCTGTGATCCTCTTCGCAGGCTGTTTTTTCGAAAGAAGGACTGATGTTTCGGAGCGCTGCGAATGATATAATAAGAGTACAGATGACGGAGAGCCGGGAGGGGATTTTTTGATTCCAAAATTCATGAGAAAAACACTAATTGGAATAGTCGCTGTACTGACATTTGGCGCCATTGTCCCCACTTTTCCGGCGAATTATCTTGATAAACAAAGTGATAAGCAAAATATCCAGAGCACGAAAGGTCAGAAAACAGATCTTCCAGCTTATGTAGAGACGCAGGAAGCAAGCAGGAGAACAGGCTGGAGTGCCGCAGTTCCTGACAATGAGCCGGTGGAGAAACTGATCAGTGCCTTTTCGTCCTATGCGCTCCTGGAAGTCAGGTATCAGGGCCTGCATAAATTTGGTCGGCGGATCACAGAGAAAATGGGTTATCAGTATGCTACTGAAGTGGCTCCTGCATTTGCAGCCGTCATACGGGAGCTAAGTCGCGGCCATGATTCAGAGTGGGTCCGCAGTCTTGCCGTAACGCACTCTGCTGCACCGGGACTGGGTGAACGAATTTTGCACATTTACAATACGGATTCTGGAAAAAATGTACTCAAACTGCACGTCCGCCGGGATCACCCGCCGCTTGACGGTTACTGGTTTGATTTTCATTATCATTCTGCGCGGGATGGTTTTCAGGCACATCATGAATTGAAGAAAATATACTGGGGGAAAAATATACCACCTAAATGGCGGGCATAGCCGTCAAACAGCCGGGCTGATGGAGTTCCGGCTGAATGTATAGATAAAAAAATCAGTTCTCTGGCAGCTTACCGGTATGTTCGGAACCGGATCTCTGGTAAGGGTCGAACCCCAGTTCAGCAACAACCTGCGTCATGAGGCGGTAGCCGGCCGGATTGGGATGCAAATGATCGAAACTGAGCAGATAAGGCTCATAGCCGGTGAAAGCCTGATAGATATCCGCCGTGCGGACAAAAGGAAAGCGTTCGAGAGCAGACAGGCCCTGATTGTACTGTTCAATCCAGAGGCTCGAGCCGGGAACATGAAATAAAGGGTTGTAAAGGTTAAGGACCCGGATCATGAGAGGTCCGGTCTGATGAATATCCAGAATAGCTGACAGGATTCGTTCCATTTGATCCAGACATTTACGGACTGCTGTTCTCGCTATGCTGTCATCACCGGTTTTCAGCCAGGCTCTTCCGGCACGAAGGAGATCATTCCCGCCTCCTGTGATTGTGATAAATCCAGCCTGTCGGACGGCTTCGGAGACGGCCGGATGAGCCAGACTGCGAAGAATGTCTGCTGTCGTTGCACCGTTTCTTGCAAACACTTTCAGCCTGACAGGGAGCCGGAAGCGGTCTTTCAAAATACGGTGATATTGCCTGACAAAATCAGGATAAAATAAAGTTGATCCCACGCCCACGGTAAGAGAATCGCCGAGGGCTACATATAGCGGGTTACTCATCGTCATAACCTCCGCGAAGTCAAGCTTCTTTTTTCATACTATTCAGCAGCGCCCGCAACGTTACCTTACCGATTTGAAATAACAGGCAGCGCCGGATACATGGTCCGGCGCTGCCTGTTATAGTTTATGATTAATGAATTAAAATAACGGATTGAAAATTATTCTCCAATAAATTCCTGAGTCCAGTACGTGCCGTATGATCCACCTTCAACAAAGCCGACACCAATTGTTGTAAAATTAGCGTTGAGAATATTCGCACGGTGTCCCGGGCTGTTCATCCAGCCCTGAACGACTTCTTCCGGGGTTTTTTGACCGGCTGCAATATTTTCTCCGGCTGCTCTATAGTTGATTCCGTATTTTTTCATCATATCAAAAGGAGATCCGTAGGTCGGTGACTGGTGGTCAAAGTAATTCCTGTCTCGCATATCCTGCGATTTGGCACGTGCCATTTTCGCCAGCTGGGCATTTCCCGATTTCAGCGGCGCCAGTCCGGCTTTTGTTCGTTCCTGATTCGTCAGTTCAACGACTTTCTTTTCAAATGCATTCATCTGACTCGTTGATTGCTGATGATCAGAAGGTTCAGGACTTTTGTCCGGTGCCGGTTTTTCCGGAGTTGCGGGTTTTTCCGGGGCTGCCGGCTTTGCCGGTGCCTCAGGCTTTTGTGGTTGAGCTGCCTGTCCCGGGTTTTTCTGCGGCTGATCTGTCTTTTGACCGATATCCACCACGATCGGCTGATTTTTCAGATGAGAAAGATCAACCTGAATGCCGAACTTTTTCAGCAGTTCATTGACGTCGGGCAACTGATTGTCCTTCAACTTCCACAGATTTAAAAGGTCAGTCGCAGCAACTTTGAGCTGGACATTATTTGGAAGAGCTGCAGCTTCTGCGTGTCCCCCTGAAACGAATGGCAAGGCAAGCGACCCAGCAAGAGTTAAAGCAAGAATTTTTTTGAACATGTTTTGTAACTCCCTCCTTGGTCAATAGGTTTCGAGATTATGAGACTTTCGGAGGGGTACAAAAGAAATTGCATGATGTTACCAGTTAAATGGAAAAACCGGCCTGCGCGTCAAGATATGCTATTTCCCGGGAAATCCACGGGTTTAGCCAGGCCTGAGGCGCCGGCTGAACCCGAGTTGCATCCATAGATTGTGATCCTTCCTCTATGTAAAAAAAGGCACTGCTCCATTCAGGAAACAGTGCTGTAAATTCATTCGATTAAGAAAGGATTAGAAAAACCGGATTTCTGGCGCATCGGCAACTTGCCAGAGCAGTCTTTTTTTCAGCCCCTTCTTATTTGGGAAACTGCTGCCGGGCATACTGGTTGAACTGTTGCTGTGTCTGCTGCATTTTCTGAGGTTCCTGAGATTCAAATTTATACCATCCCTTGTTAAACATCAGATTGTACAGATCGCGCTGATGGTCGCAGGTGGCATCAAAAACAGATTTAATATCCTGATAAAGCGCCTGATGACTCGCTTCCTGCATGGCATGTACATAGGAAATGCCCATATATTTTTCCGACAGGAGCAAATCATTTAAATAATCCCTGTCATTCATCTGCGGCGTTTTCGGAACCTGGGATTCTGTATTCTGGATCGGCGTCGACTGTGCGGGCTGCTTCATCATTTCGAAATCCCTCCTGTAACAGGGGTCTGTATGTGTTTACCTAGGTGATTCAGGATATCCTGATAATGGCGCTGATGAAGCTGACAGGTTCGATTCATCGCCTGCATCACATCCTGATCCTGACACATAGAAGCATAGGCGTGTGCTTTCTTGATGAGATCCAGGTTCCATGAAAGCATGTCTTCAATATACAAATGATCTTTAGTGGACAGGATGTCCGGCGGCTGCGGGAAGTTCGTCTGAGACTGCCCGCCCTGCTGCATAAACATGTGTGTTTCACACTCCTCTGTTAATTAAATTAATGGTGACGGTGCTCAGGTGTATTATGTCCCTGCGTGCGGAAATCATTTGGCTTTCTTTTTATTTTCTACAGGAAACAACAGTCACATGCCTTTAGATGATCTTATGAAATAGGCTATACTATAAGAAACAGGCCCGTTCAGCCTGCCTGTTATTTTTCACTCAGGTGTCATTTTCCGCGGGCGATCCGTGCCTTTCCTCGCCCGGTATATTCGCTGCGGGGGCTCACCAGGTTGCTGGTGCCGCCGGAGTGTCGCACCTGCCACTGATCCATTAAGGGCAAAACAGGCAGCGCGGACAAAGCCGGTAAAAAGAATAAGCGAAGGGGTGGTGAAGCACGTTGCTGACGATGTATGGTTATCCGACCTGCGGGACATGTAAAAAGGCGAGAAAATGGTTAAACGACCACGATATCAACTACAGCGAGATACAGATTGCTGAGCATCCGCCTGCAAAGAATGAACTCAGAAGTCTCTACCGAAAATCAGGACTGCCTCTGAAGGAATTTTTTAACACAAGTGGCAGACATTATCGGGACCAGGATATAAAGACAAAGATCAGAACCGAACCTGAAGAAAAATGGCTGGAATGGCTTTCTGCTGACGGCATGCTGATCAAACGCCCGATTATAACCGACGGGGAACATGTTACGGTTGGCTTTAATCCGCAGCAGTTCGAAGCCATCTGGGGCAAAGTCATGAGGGAAAATTAAAGGGCATCACAGAGAAATTACGATATAATGGTATTGAAAAAAAATAAAAAGACACAGTGCGGTCAGCCGCTTAACTGAAACGGAGGCATTATAATGAGTATTCCTGAAGATTTACTTTACTCGAAAGATCATGAATGGGTGAAAAAAGAACCAGACG from the Sporolactobacillus sp. Y61 genome contains:
- a CDS encoding RNA degradosome polyphosphate kinase, with the protein product MDQYGKTEYFTNRELSWLQFNERVLEESRDKDNPLFERVKFLSITASNLDEFFMVRVASLSDMVNVGYEKADPAGLKPDRQLSLISEAAHKMIGQQYTTYNRILKKLLSEQNIRIYELAELSEKQLDYTDHYFSREVYPVLTPMAVDSSRPFPLILNKSINIAALIHKKGSGTRHLEFVTVQVPNVLSRVIRVPDEAGRVSFVLLENVIRRHLGDLFIGYDIDEASCYRVMRDMDLEVDEEDTEDLLKEIEKQLRLRQRGNVIHLDVEAGISDRLIHKLINRLSVSADNVYRVNGPIDLTFLSKMIDTLDDNENLRFPVHHPFVHYELMEHSIFDTMRKHDIFLHHPYDSFEPVIELIRQASSDKSVLAIKMTLYRVSGNSPIIRYLEKAAENGKQVTVLVELKARFDEENNINWAQKLEKTGCHVIYGLVGLKTHCKMALIVRRETNGIKRYMHFGTGNYNDITAKFYTDMGLLTSNEQMGIDASNVFNMLSGYSEPPYFHKLVMAPLWLRNTLLDLIERETENARAGKPAFIHAKMNSLSDDGMIKALYKASAAGVKIKLIVRGICCLRTGIPGISEHIEVHSIVGRYLEHSRIYIFGNGGEEKVFLASADLMPRNLNRRVELMFPIEDEKIRAQIIEIFRIMMNDNVKTRVLGRDGKYRKKDRRGKTAMNAQEYFAREAEKRSITRHKSIHEQRTFTPIVGKENPEEQK
- the nrdI gene encoding class Ib ribonucleoside-diphosphate reductase assembly flavoprotein NrdI, producing MLILYESMTGNVRRFLSKTGLSFQPISQTDTVDQPFILVTNTIGFGDAPECVKHFLARNGRYLRAVAASGNRNWGRNFAHAADVIAETCHVPVLYKFELGGTAEDVVNFRERVRAFVERSDQAEVIH
- the nrdE gene encoding class 1b ribonucleoside-diphosphate reductase subunit alpha, which translates into the protein MLNEATRQKSYIELNNEVLTRGKEGFYQLEKDQEAIQAFLEEVRAKTVRFDSILDRLHNLVDHHYYYDVFSEYDERAIESLHRMAADYNFTFKSFMAASKFYRDYAMKTNDKSHYLENYDERVSIVSLFLAHGDFDKALRLMHAMMEQRYQPATPTFLNAGKARRGEMVSCFLIEADDSLNSINYIESTSQQLSKIGGGVALNLSKIRARGEAIKGVEGVAKGVVPVARKLQLGFSYADQLGQRPGAGAAYLNIFHWDAPEFLDTKKENADEDIRLSTLSIGLIVPGKFFELAEEGKPFFMFAPYTVYKAYGKHLDDMNMDEMYDQLVADPSVKKKSADAREFLNLIAQMQMQSGYPYIFYKDNANKNHPLHRLGNIKMSNLCTEIFQLQETSTINDYDVPDLIRRDVSCILGSLNIVNVMESGKIRDSVHAGIEALTQVSDMTHIANAPGVRLANQELHSVGLGAMNLNGYLAKNQIAYESEEARDFARTFFSLVNYYSIEKSMLIARERGETFKGFEKSDYADGSYFKKYEQEYFGPRTERAAELFQAIHIPTTEEWAHLKEKVMKFGLYNAYRLAIAPTQSISYVQNATSSVMPVVNVIERRKYGNSETIYPMPFLSPQTMWYFKSAYQTNQYRVIDMIAEIQRHVDQGVSTILYVDSMTSTRQLARLYVYAHKKGLKSLYYTRTQLLSPEECTACAV
- the nrdF gene encoding class 1b ribonucleoside-diphosphate reductase subunit beta, which encodes MKAINWNNSDNQIAKIYWKQNINQFWTEEAFKVSRDLPDWGRMTEAERRTYVEVLSGLTGLDREQGDNGMPLISIHHDNMHEQAVFAWMGMMEHIHAKSYSHIFSTLIPSKKTNYYLGEWVDRQPELQAKYQAIAFWYNQLYDRRENVTPFKRYMAMTASVFLESFSFYSGFFYPVYLSGQGRMIASGEIIRKIIQDESIHGSFTGMVAQRLYQEDLSDSERVKADHESFKLLDHLLDIEKRYTQKIYADVGLVKEVNDYVLYNANRALQNLGRDDKYEHDPVSQIVLNGIDTGTINHDFFSTKGDYVVPLNIEPLTDDDFKFDNV
- a CDS encoding YpjP family protein — protein: MIPKFMRKTLIGIVAVLTFGAIVPTFPANYLDKQSDKQNIQSTKGQKTDLPAYVETQEASRRTGWSAAVPDNEPVEKLISAFSSYALLEVRYQGLHKFGRRITEKMGYQYATEVAPAFAAVIRELSRGHDSEWVRSLAVTHSAAPGLGERILHIYNTDSGKNVLKLHVRRDHPPLDGYWFDFHYHSARDGFQAHHELKKIYWGKNIPPKWRA
- a CDS encoding GDSL-type esterase/lipase family protein → MSNPLYVALGDSLTVGVGSTLFYPDFVRQYHRILKDRFRLPVRLKVFARNGATTADILRSLAHPAVSEAVRQAGFITITGGGNDLLRAGRAWLKTGDDSIARTAVRKCLDQMERILSAILDIHQTGPLMIRVLNLYNPLFHVPGSSLWIEQYNQGLSALERFPFVRTADIYQAFTGYEPYLLSFDHLHPNPAGYRLMTQVVAELGFDPYQRSGSEHTGKLPEN
- a CDS encoding CAP domain-containing protein; its protein translation is MFKKILALTLAGSLALPFVSGGHAEAAALPNNVQLKVAATDLLNLWKLKDNQLPDVNELLKKFGIQVDLSHLKNQPIVVDIGQKTDQPQKNPGQAAQPQKPEAPAKPAAPEKPATPEKPAPDKSPEPSDHQQSTSQMNAFEKKVVELTNQERTKAGLAPLKSGNAQLAKMARAKSQDMRDRNYFDHQSPTYGSPFDMMKKYGINYRAAGENIAAGQKTPEEVVQGWMNSPGHRANILNANFTTIGVGFVEGGSYGTYWTQEFIGE
- a CDS encoding spore coat protein, with the protein product MMKQPAQSTPIQNTESQVPKTPQMNDRDYLNDLLLSEKYMGISYVHAMQEASHQALYQDIKSVFDATCDHQRDLYNLMFNKGWYKFESQEPQKMQQTQQQFNQYARQQFPK
- a CDS encoding Spx/MgsR family RNA polymerase-binding regulatory protein; its protein translation is MYGYPTCGTCKKARKWLNDHDINYSEIQIAEHPPAKNELRSLYRKSGLPLKEFFNTSGRHYRDQDIKTKIRTEPEEKWLEWLSADGMLIKRPIITDGEHVTVGFNPQQFEAIWGKVMREN